The proteins below are encoded in one region of Pseudonocardia sp. DSM 110487:
- a CDS encoding alpha/beta hydrolase: protein MTSAGAVPDIAEWNEPEGIAPRGTLIVLPGRGEHPGVYERFGRRIAADGYRVRAVSDPTLDEARTREQVRALLTAAGPEPRVLAGSDAGALFAAGLAATEPGVAALVLAGLVTEEGGSRGATWDDELDARTACPTHRGRLTDDDAVRRGALAERVPPEWLVRAKPEAIGVPVLGVHGADDAVSPLAAARAWYRRVPSAELVSIAGGRHDALNDQTHRTAAATVVLFLERLRVGADAPALARAEDLR from the coding sequence ATGACGTCTGCGGGAGCGGTACCCGATATCGCTGAGTGGAACGAGCCCGAGGGCATCGCCCCGCGGGGCACACTGATCGTCCTCCCGGGGCGTGGTGAGCATCCCGGGGTCTACGAGCGCTTCGGCAGGCGGATCGCCGCCGACGGCTATCGCGTGCGGGCGGTGTCCGACCCGACGCTCGACGAGGCGCGTACGCGTGAGCAGGTACGCGCGCTGCTCACCGCCGCAGGCCCGGAGCCGAGGGTGCTGGCAGGCTCCGACGCGGGGGCCCTGTTCGCGGCTGGTCTCGCCGCGACCGAGCCGGGGGTCGCGGCGCTGGTGCTCGCCGGCCTCGTCACCGAGGAGGGCGGATCACGCGGTGCCACGTGGGACGACGAGCTCGACGCCCGCACCGCCTGCCCCACGCACCGCGGCCGGCTCACCGACGACGACGCCGTGCGTCGCGGCGCACTGGCCGAGCGCGTACCGCCCGAGTGGCTCGTCCGCGCGAAGCCGGAGGCGATCGGCGTGCCGGTGCTCGGCGTCCACGGCGCCGACGACGCGGTCAGCCCGCTGGCCGCGGCCCGCGCCTGGTACCGGCGGGTGCCGTCGGCGGAGCTCGTGAGCATCGCGGGCGGCCGCCACGACGCGCTCAACGACCAGACGCACCGCACCGCGGCCGCCACCGTGGTGCTGTTCCTCGAACGGCTGCGTGTCGGCGCGGATGCCCCGGCACTCGCGCGAGCGGAGGATCTGCGATGA
- a CDS encoding zinc-binding dehydrogenase, translated as MAVARHAVNRTGVRPGDSVVVFGAGPIGLGATIGYKLSGAKSVVVADILPERLEKALAVGADAVINSAEEDVVARLTDLHGVGRTATGRPRAGTDVYLDAAGVPVVIDTALAAAKQGATLGVVALHKKPVPVDFGAILAAEVNIVTAMGYPTEIFQVTKEIAENWERFAVIISDRFEFADVQKALETAATPGAADKVVVTFP; from the coding sequence ATGGCCGTCGCCCGCCACGCCGTGAACCGCACGGGGGTGCGGCCCGGCGACTCGGTCGTGGTCTTCGGTGCCGGCCCGATCGGGCTCGGCGCCACGATCGGCTACAAGCTGAGCGGGGCGAAGAGCGTCGTCGTGGCCGACATCCTCCCCGAGCGGCTGGAGAAGGCACTCGCCGTCGGCGCCGACGCCGTGATCAACTCCGCGGAGGAAGACGTCGTCGCCCGGCTCACGGACCTGCACGGCGTCGGACGTACCGCCACGGGACGGCCTCGCGCGGGCACCGACGTCTACCTCGACGCCGCCGGCGTGCCTGTCGTGATCGACACCGCACTGGCGGCAGCGAAGCAGGGGGCCACCCTCGGGGTCGTCGCGCTGCACAAGAAGCCTGTGCCCGTCGACTTCGGGGCGATACTCGCCGCCGAGGTGAACATCGTGACGGCAATGGGCTATCCCACCGAGATCTTCCAGGTCACGAAGGAGATCGCGGAGAACTGGGAGCGCTTCGCGGTGATCATCAGCGACCGGTTCGAGTTCGCGGACGTGCAGAAGGCCCTCGAGACGGCGGCGACGCCGGGCGCCGCGGACAAGGTCGTGGTCACCTTCCCTTGA
- a CDS encoding MFS transporter produces MAEATTRPGRTRAGPALLAAAVILVAFNLRPAITSVGPVLDQARSTFGATAGWVGLLTTVPVLCLAAAGAVAPRVARWLGLRGAITAALCAITAGLVLRILGGPSLMIAATVVATSGVAVAGVLVPVVVRAGFPARVGLVTGLYTAALQAGATLGFAFTPLLADRFDGWRPALASWAAIGAVALAGWLAWGRPGVSSAGPAPAGHGSVFASPLAWIVTAFFGLQAFVAFSVMNWLPLALMDRGVSRTDAGLLLGLLSIVALPVSLLVPPLAGRGRGQSGWILTLSACGAAGLLGLLLVPTTGPWQVLPWVLLLGLGMSVFSLALTVIALRASSAARTAGLSGMAQGIGYLIAGTGPFLVGLLHESTGGWSVPFAVLLAAVLAQAVTGALAGRPRTI; encoded by the coding sequence GTGGCGGAAGCGACGACCCGGCCCGGCCGGACGAGGGCCGGGCCGGCGCTGCTCGCCGCCGCGGTGATCCTCGTGGCGTTCAACCTGCGCCCGGCGATCACCAGCGTCGGCCCGGTGCTCGACCAGGCACGCTCGACGTTCGGGGCAACTGCGGGCTGGGTCGGGCTGCTCACCACCGTTCCCGTGCTGTGCCTCGCGGCAGCGGGTGCGGTCGCACCGCGGGTCGCGCGATGGCTCGGGCTCCGTGGCGCGATCACGGCCGCGCTCTGCGCCATCACGGCCGGTCTGGTCCTGCGCATCCTCGGCGGCCCGTCCTTGATGATCGCTGCCACCGTGGTCGCGACGAGCGGGGTCGCCGTCGCGGGCGTGCTCGTGCCGGTGGTCGTACGCGCCGGGTTCCCGGCCCGCGTCGGTCTCGTCACCGGCCTCTACACCGCGGCGCTGCAGGCAGGCGCCACGCTCGGGTTCGCGTTCACCCCGCTGCTCGCCGACCGGTTCGACGGCTGGCGGCCTGCGCTCGCGAGCTGGGCCGCGATCGGCGCCGTCGCGCTCGCCGGCTGGCTCGCCTGGGGCCGTCCGGGGGTGTCCTCCGCGGGCCCGGCGCCTGCGGGCCACGGCTCCGTCTTCGCGTCACCGCTCGCGTGGATCGTGACCGCGTTCTTCGGGCTGCAGGCCTTCGTTGCCTTCTCCGTGATGAACTGGCTGCCACTCGCGCTGATGGATCGCGGCGTCAGCCGCACCGACGCGGGACTCCTGCTCGGCCTGCTGTCGATCGTCGCCCTCCCGGTCAGCCTGCTGGTACCCCCGCTGGCCGGCCGCGGCCGCGGCCAGAGCGGCTGGATCCTCACGCTGAGCGCGTGCGGCGCGGCAGGGCTGCTCGGGCTCCTGCTCGTCCCCACCACGGGGCCGTGGCAGGTGCTCCCGTGGGTGCTGCTGCTCGGCCTCGGGATGAGCGTGTTCTCCCTCGCTCTCACCGTCATCGCGCTGCGCGCGTCCTCAGCGGCCCGCACCGCCGGGCTGTCCGGCATGGCGCAGGGCATCGGCTACCTGATCGCAGGCACCGGGCCGTTCCTCGTCGGGCTGCTGCACGAGAGCACCGGCGGCTGGAGCGTGCCGTTCGCCGTGCTACTCGCGGCCGTGCTCGCGCAGGCCGTCACGGGGGCACTCGCCGGCAGGCCCCGCACCATCTGA
- a CDS encoding acyl-CoA dehydrogenase family protein: MADEPDGDPGRPRVGHVIVPADARGISWHDTWGHLGLRASNTHDVVYDDVPLPRDAFVEIPRVDGVYRDPAATAGLGSFGHPALYIGVARAARAAFVRYARERVPTALGRPIATTERIQTVAGEIDAQIAQAEAILYGALLRGDEGHLPQLSVLKVQIGRSVIAAVQAAVAALGNPALTRHQPFERHLRDVLCVRVHPPQEDTALLAAGRRLLGV; the protein is encoded by the coding sequence GTGGCCGACGAGCCGGACGGCGACCCGGGCCGGCCGCGCGTCGGCCACGTGATCGTGCCGGCCGACGCGCGGGGGATCAGCTGGCACGACACCTGGGGCCACCTCGGGCTGCGGGCCTCGAACACCCACGACGTCGTCTACGACGACGTGCCGCTGCCGCGGGACGCGTTCGTGGAGATCCCGCGCGTCGACGGCGTCTACCGCGACCCGGCGGCCACGGCAGGCCTCGGGAGCTTCGGCCACCCGGCGCTGTACATCGGCGTGGCCAGGGCGGCGCGGGCCGCGTTCGTGCGGTACGCGCGCGAGCGCGTCCCCACCGCGCTGGGCAGGCCGATCGCCACGACCGAGCGCATCCAGACCGTCGCCGGTGAGATCGACGCCCAGATCGCCCAGGCCGAGGCGATCCTCTACGGCGCCCTGCTGCGCGGCGACGAGGGACATCTCCCGCAGCTGTCGGTGCTCAAGGTGCAGATCGGGCGTTCGGTGATCGCCGCGGTGCAGGCGGCGGTCGCCGCCCTCGGCAACCCCGCGCTCACCCGGCATCAGCCGTTCGAGCGGCACCTGCGTGACGTCCTGTGCGTCCGGGTGCACCCGCCGCAGGAGGACACCGCGCTGCTCGCCGCCGGACGTCGGCTGCTCGGCGTTTGA
- a CDS encoding LysR family transcriptional regulator, with product MPAVLDIVALRSIVAVADCGGFHRAAGSLALSQSAVSQHVRRLEKAVGRPLVQRDGRTSRFTPEGEALIGEARRILAAHDEALRRLSVGDSRESIVLGTTEHAADELLPCVMNALRELFPGSAVRFRLDRSSRLNDAIDRGTLDLAMYIGDAGDAGAVSAGALPLTWYAAPGWRRPPPDRPIPLVVIDSPCTIRKRALQTLADSGMQATVVGEAAYLAGVLNAARAGLGVALVAGLATPEGLERCADLPPVAPERLHLRVRPQADPRLLDAAVRALDPVLTRERK from the coding sequence ATGCCCGCCGTCCTGGACATCGTCGCGCTGCGCAGCATCGTGGCGGTGGCCGACTGTGGTGGGTTCCACCGGGCGGCCGGGTCGCTCGCGCTGTCGCAGTCGGCGGTGAGCCAGCACGTCCGGCGCCTCGAAAAGGCGGTGGGACGCCCCCTTGTCCAGCGCGACGGGCGCACCAGCCGCTTCACCCCGGAGGGCGAGGCCCTCATCGGGGAGGCCCGCCGGATCCTCGCCGCCCACGACGAGGCGTTGCGGCGGCTGTCCGTGGGCGACTCGCGGGAGTCGATCGTCCTCGGCACCACCGAGCACGCCGCCGACGAACTGCTCCCCTGCGTGATGAACGCGTTGCGGGAGCTGTTCCCCGGTTCCGCGGTGCGCTTCCGGCTCGACCGGTCCAGCCGGCTCAACGACGCCATCGACCGCGGCACACTCGACCTCGCGATGTACATCGGCGATGCGGGCGACGCCGGCGCCGTCTCCGCCGGTGCGCTCCCACTGACCTGGTACGCCGCGCCGGGGTGGCGCCGTCCGCCGCCGGACCGGCCGATCCCGCTCGTCGTGATCGACAGCCCGTGCACGATCCGCAAGCGGGCGCTGCAGACGCTCGCCGACAGCGGCATGCAGGCCACCGTCGTCGGGGAGGCGGCCTACCTCGCGGGCGTCCTGAACGCGGCCCGCGCCGGGCTGGGCGTCGCCCTGGTCGCAGGCCTCGCCACCCCGGAAGGGCTCGAACGCTGCGCGGACCTCCCGCCCGTCGCGCCCGAACGGCTGCACCTGCGCGTTCGCCCGCAGGCCGACCCGCGCCTGCTCGACGCAGCGGTCCGGGCGCTCGATCCGGTGCTCACGCGGGAACGCAAGTAG
- a CDS encoding rhodanese-like domain-containing protein, which translates to MSRYVVIGAGAVGATLAAELHTAGIPVVLVARGAHLAELRWSGLHYVRPDGEHVVAVPVAAGPDDVELRAGDVLVLATKAQDAEAAIAEWAWQPVKDADGGTVAAADALPIVLLQNGLDTERVALRRFATVYGAVIWSPTVYVTAGEVVSPADPAVGVIWVGRYPSGRDARLEEVAADLRAARHLVEVVDDVPRWRAGKLLQVIGNALDALYEPGPLRGRAAAALRAEARQVLRLAGESPADLRAETTLDLERFAVRPIPGRPTAGRSTWQSLARGASPESDFLNGEITLLARLHGSEAPRNAAVLARVHQAVREATPVGSLDDADLLRVLPDLAVLVDPDSLAEELAGANPPMLLDVRWALGDPHGREHHREGHVPGAVYVDLDTELAAHPADPTQGRHPLPDVEDLQAAARRWGISAGRPVVVYDATGGLAAARAWWLLRWAGLTDVRLLDGGLAAWTAGGRPVETGPGPDPEPGDVELTGGHMPVLDADGAAALARTGVLLDARATERYRGEVEPIDPRAGHIPGAVSAPTGDNLASDGRFRRADELRARFAELGAAGKVGVYCGSGVSAAHQIAALTAIGVDAALYSGSWSAWSSDPDRPVATGPEPGSS; encoded by the coding sequence ATGAGCCGGTACGTCGTGATCGGCGCGGGCGCGGTCGGCGCCACGCTGGCCGCGGAGCTGCACACGGCCGGGATCCCGGTGGTCCTCGTCGCCCGCGGCGCCCACCTGGCCGAGCTGCGCTGGTCCGGGCTGCACTACGTGCGCCCGGACGGTGAGCACGTCGTAGCGGTGCCCGTGGCCGCGGGCCCGGACGACGTCGAGCTGCGTGCGGGCGACGTGCTGGTCCTCGCGACCAAGGCCCAGGACGCCGAGGCCGCCATCGCCGAGTGGGCGTGGCAGCCGGTGAAGGACGCGGACGGCGGGACGGTCGCCGCGGCCGATGCCCTGCCGATCGTGCTGCTGCAGAACGGCCTCGACACCGAGCGGGTGGCGCTGCGCCGCTTCGCGACGGTGTACGGGGCTGTGATCTGGTCGCCGACGGTGTACGTCACGGCGGGCGAGGTGGTGTCGCCCGCCGACCCCGCGGTCGGCGTGATCTGGGTCGGCCGGTACCCGTCGGGCCGCGACGCCCGGCTGGAGGAGGTCGCCGCGGACCTGCGCGCGGCGCGGCACCTTGTCGAGGTCGTCGACGACGTGCCCCGCTGGAGGGCCGGCAAGTTGCTGCAGGTCATCGGCAACGCGCTCGACGCGCTGTACGAGCCAGGCCCCCTGCGCGGGCGCGCGGCCGCGGCGCTGCGAGCGGAGGCGCGGCAGGTCCTCCGGCTGGCCGGCGAGTCGCCCGCCGACCTGCGCGCCGAAACCACCCTCGACCTGGAGCGGTTCGCGGTCCGGCCGATCCCGGGTCGCCCGACGGCCGGCCGGTCCACGTGGCAGAGCTTGGCGCGGGGCGCGTCGCCGGAGTCGGACTTCCTCAACGGCGAGATCACCCTGCTGGCCCGGTTGCACGGCAGCGAGGCGCCGCGCAACGCGGCGGTGCTCGCCCGCGTGCACCAGGCCGTCCGGGAGGCGACGCCGGTCGGTTCCCTCGACGACGCCGACCTGCTGCGCGTGCTCCCCGACCTCGCCGTGCTCGTCGACCCCGACAGCCTCGCCGAGGAGCTCGCCGGGGCGAATCCGCCGATGCTGCTCGACGTCCGGTGGGCGCTCGGTGACCCGCACGGTCGCGAGCACCACCGCGAGGGGCACGTGCCGGGCGCGGTGTACGTGGACCTGGACACCGAGCTGGCCGCCCACCCTGCGGACCCGACGCAGGGCAGGCACCCGCTGCCCGACGTCGAGGACCTGCAGGCCGCCGCGCGCCGGTGGGGGATCAGCGCGGGACGCCCGGTCGTCGTCTACGACGCGACCGGCGGGCTCGCAGCGGCACGGGCGTGGTGGCTGCTGCGCTGGGCCGGGCTCACCGACGTCCGGCTGCTCGACGGCGGCCTCGCGGCCTGGACCGCGGGCGGTCGCCCGGTCGAGACCGGCCCCGGTCCCGACCCCGAACCCGGTGACGTCGAGCTGACCGGGGGGCACATGCCCGTCCTCGACGCCGACGGCGCCGCCGCGCTCGCGCGAACCGGGGTGCTGCTCGACGCGCGGGCCACCGAGCGCTACCGCGGCGAGGTCGAGCCGATCGACCCGCGCGCCGGACACATCCCCGGCGCGGTGAGCGCGCCGACCGGCGACAACCTCGCCTCCGACGGCCGGTTCCGGCGCGCGGACGAGCTGCGAGCCCGGTTCGCGGAGCTCGGTGCGGCGGGGAAGGTGGGCGTCTATTGCGGGTCGGGCGTCAGCGCGGCGCATCAGATCGCGGCGCTCACCGCGATCGGCGTCGACGCCGCGCTCTACTCGGGTTCGTGGTCGGCCTGGTCGTCGGATCCCGACCGCCCGGTGGCGACCGGGCCCGAACCCGGCAGCTCGTGA
- a CDS encoding alcohol dehydrogenase catalytic domain-containing protein, which yields MRAVLVTGPGTTEVVEVPKPSVGPEGVLVRMRACGICGSDGHYIARGGIPPREGATPIGHEPAGEVVEVGALVDGIRPGDHVVINPIAPGSGMIGSGGPQGALAEFLLSRSFPRRFRSTSPR from the coding sequence ATGAGGGCGGTCTTGGTGACGGGGCCCGGAACGACCGAGGTCGTGGAGGTGCCGAAGCCGTCGGTCGGCCCGGAGGGGGTGCTGGTCCGGATGCGCGCGTGCGGCATCTGCGGCTCCGACGGTCACTACATCGCCCGGGGCGGGATCCCGCCGCGGGAGGGTGCGACGCCGATCGGTCACGAGCCGGCCGGGGAGGTGGTCGAGGTCGGCGCCCTCGTCGACGGCATCCGGCCGGGCGATCACGTGGTGATCAACCCGATCGCGCCCGGTAGCGGGATGATCGGCAGCGGCGGGCCACAAGGTGCGCTTGCGGAGTTCCTACTTTCGCGATCGTTCCCGAGGAGGTTCCGCTCGACGTCGCCGCGCTGA